In the Fusarium oxysporum f. sp. lycopersici 4287 chromosome 9, whole genome shotgun sequence genome, one interval contains:
- a CDS encoding ULK/ULK protein kinase, translated as MAARQESSTSSGSRKSGSRAVVGQFNIGSEIGKGSFAQVYLGWHKDTKAAVAIKSVELERLNKKLRENLYSEIQILKTLRHPHIVALHDCLESTSHINLIMEYCELGDLSLFIKKREKLATHPATHDMARKYPSAPNSGLHEVVIRHFLKQLTSALEFLRSKNYVHRDVKPQNLLLLPSRPFRDQRSRPVMQASQDSLIPIAGLASLPMLKLADFGFARVLPSTSLADTLCGSPLYMAPEILRYERYDAKADLWSVGTVLYEMSTGRPPFRARNHVELLRKIEAAEDVIKFPREVTISADLKALIRSLLKRSPVERLSFENFFAHQVVTGEIPGLVEDDIPKPARQEPREVRSAFHGGSPSLSSRSPRQTGYESPRDGIASRSPRDQHSRSPQAASPGEGRYSRQSHDSQRPTGNSPREIGEGLGIRRPVAHHAATAPVQQRIQDRGNGRDKVSPPTSLLNQARRDRAFGNPSITEEEKAAQDVALEREYVVVERRHVEVNALADELAANERFGDPSSQRTGPMTRRYTQQGAPTSTSGAIATPSSRNALVTQGRHDRKSSYEKALSASPGSASSAISKAIQDASLRLFGFKVPPLRGTPKGPSPPLYQAFPTYPTPQAPVGLLGDGKNTHGTDEDGRAAQAIEEFATRSDCVYGFAEVKYKQLVPLAPSADHILGGLEPEQLENEEDGLTVEAIVALSEEALVLYVKSLTLLARAMDIASVWWSKKSRGETGTGLSAAAAQSIVQRINAVVQWVRQRFNEVLEKSEIVRMKLTEAQKQLPEDHPSHPSNHGTESIASSAGGATKQVYLTPGISAEKLMYDRALEMSRAAAIDEVTNENLAGCEISYITAIRMLEAVLDNDDDSGSDARRLSTGKEDERDAVKETSGGELDSDEEAHVRKMIKMITGRLAAVRKKQQMIAEANSKTLQSYQQSTRRRSGDITPRSVPSHASS; from the exons ATGGCGGCCCGGCAGGAGTCCTCGACCTCCTCGGGGTCCAGGAAGTCGGGCAGTCGTGCTGTAGTAGGACAGTTCAACATCGGCTCCGAGATTGGAAAGGGTAGTTTTGCTCAAGTGTATTTGGGTTGGCATAAG GACACTAAGGCTGCCGTTGCCATCAAATCCGTCGAGCTCGAACgtctgaacaagaagctACGAGAGAACCTCTACAGCGAAATACAAATACTCAAGACATTACGCCACCCACACATCGTCGCCCTCCATGACTGTCTCGAGTCGACAAGCCACATCAATTTAATTATGGAATACTGCGAGCTTGGCGATCTATCCCTGTTCATCAAGAAACGAGAGAAGCTCGCCACACATCCTGCCACGCATGATATGGCCCGCAAGTATCCAAGTGCGCCGAACTCCGGTTTGCATGAGGTTGTCATTCGACATTTCTTGAAACAGCTGACTAGTGCCCTCGAGTTCCTACGCAGCAAGAACTACGTTCACCGAGATGTCAAGCCCCAAAATCTGCTACTACTACCCTCACGACCCTTCAGGGACCAAAGAAGTCGCCCTGTCATGCAAGCCAGCCAAGACTCGCTGATCCCTATCGCTGGATTAGCATCTTTACCTATGCTCAAGCTTGCCGACTTCGGCTTCGCACGTGTGCTTCCCTCCACTTCCCTGGCTGATACCCTTTGTGGATCCCCCCTGTACATGGCCCCAGAAATTCTCCGATACGAGCGATATGATGCGAAAGCCGATCTTTGGTCAGTGGGAACTGTGCTCTATGAAATGAGCACAGGTCGCCCTCCGTTCCGGGCTAGAAACCATGTCGAACTGTTGCGAAAGATTGAAGCGGCTGAGGATGTTATCAAGTTTCCTAGGGAGGTGACTATCAGTGCCGACCTGAAAGCTCTAATTCGAAGTCTACTCAAGAGAAGTCCTGTCGAGCGACTGAGCTTCGAAAACTTCTTCGCACACCAGGTCGTTACGGGCGAAATTCCTGGTTTAGTAGAGGATGATATTCCGAAGCCAGCCAGGCAAGAACCTCGAGAGGTGAGATCAGCCTTTCATGGGGGCTCGCCTTCGTTATCATCACGAAGTCCCCGACAAACCGGTTACGAATCGCCACGAGACGGCATTGCTTCAAGATCTCCCAGAGATCAGCACTCAAGGTCGCCACAAGCAGCAAGCCCAGGAGAAGGTCGGTATTCTCGGCAATCGCATGACAGTCAACGACCAACAGGAAATTCTCCTCGCGAGATCGGTGAGGGTCTTGGAATTCGCCGCCCAGTTGCACACCATGCAGCGACTGCTCCGGTTCAGCAACGTATCCAGGATAGAGGAAATGGTAGGGATAAGGTCTCACCTCCTACATCTCTTCTGAACCAGGCACGCAGGGACAGAGCCTTTGGCAATCCATCAATtacagaagaggagaaggcgGCGCAAGATGTTGCCTTAGAGCGAGAATACGTAGTTGTTGAGAGACGGCATGTTGAGGTCAACGCTCTGGCCGATGAACTGGCAGCGAACGAGCGATTTGGTGACCCATCCTCTCAAAGAACAGGACCCATGACTCGACGATATACTCAACAGGGCGCACCTACTTCTACATCAGGAGCAATTGCCACTCCGTCTTCTCGCAACGCTTTGGTGACCCAGGGCCGCCATGACCGGAAATCATCGTACGAGAAGGCTCTCTCTGCTAGTCCCGGATCAGCCTCTAGTGCCATCTCTAAAGCGATCCAAGACGCCAGCCTGCGTCTTTTTGGCTTCAAGGTTCCCCCTCTGCGTGGTACACCAAAGGGCCCATCGCCTCCCCTGTACCAAGCTTTCCCGACATATCCAACTCCTCAGGCCCCAGTCGGACTTTTGGGCGACGGCAAGAACACTCACGGAACCGACGAAGATGGTCGAGCTGCGCAAGCCATAGAAGAGTTTGCAACACGCAGTGACTGTGTCTACGGTTTCGCCGAAGTCAAGTACAAGCAGCTTGTTCCTCTAGCACCGTCCGCTGATCATATTTTGGGCGGTCTTGAACCTGAACAATTGGAAAATGAGGAAGATGGATTGACAGTTGAGGCAATTGTTGCTCTCTCAGAGGAGGCTCTTGTTCTATATGTGAAGTCGCTCACTCTTCTCGCTAGGGCTATGGACATAGCTAGTGTCTGGTGGTCCAAGAAGAGCCGGGGAGAGACAGGCACCGGCCTAtcggctgctgctgcccagAGCATTGTTCAGCGCATAAACGCAGTGGTTCAGTGGGTTCGACAGCGATTTAACGAGGTGCTGGAGAAGTCGGAAATCGTCCGTATGAAGCTCACGGAAGCTCAGAAGCAATTGCCTGAAGACCATCCCAGCCACCCATCTAACCACGGAACCGAATCCATTGCTTCCTCCGCGGGGGGCGCGACCAAGCAGGTTTATTTGACTCCTGGCATAAGTGCTGAGAAGCTCATGTATGATCGGGCACTCGAGATGAGCCGCGCTGCCGCAATTGACGAAGTTACGAATGAGAACCTCGCCGGATGCGAGATTTCGTACATCACGGCCATCCGAATGCTTGAGGCCGTGTTGGACAACGATGACGATTCAGGTTCGGATGCAAGAAGATTGTCGACgggcaaagaagatgagcgaGATGCTGTCAAGGAAACTAGCGGTGGTGAGCTTGACAGCGATGAGGAGGCCCATGTTCGAAAGA TGATCAAGATGATCACAGGACGACTCGCAGCTGTGCGCAAGAAGCAACAAATGATTGCTGAAGCTAACAGCAAGACGTTACAGTCTTATCAGCAGTCAACACGTCGTCGAAGCGGTGATATCACACCACGCAGTGTTCCTTCGCATGCATCCTCCTGA
- a CDS encoding CAMK protein kinase, with product MDEDTARASQESPAAYLHLVDTRSEHQSQQVFPVWEREIFKIGRDPRANTLAVDNDLNVAVSRNHCEVYVVVYEPTINHVYVRDRKSSNGTFVNGQLIGSVIQDQPPPRHELTSLQLEECKLFASKYHVNNHCLGQGAEAVVCLANDVQTKKQLVCKLINLDKIQGKNPQEDIRRKFQEADILRQLRHPNILPYVDAISSPHSLYTFTELASGGDLMSFILRHGTVKELDSRIIIRQVVRGLGYLHEKDIVHRDLKPENILLAYSPKIAYHRVMLSDFGNSAVPRRSRMITNAGTPGYQAPEFAAGGQAHTAAVDIWSLGVVALLLLASDNHDTELNKMGQGDIIEYLTRLFNGLQTKPSLEGIEFVWNCLKVDPLQRINAYGAKTHAWLCSPKKNRELFKRMDSRTLASWKPQDKLKPMPWVLPDLAPSNPPTPTRSPGSSISQYFTTTPTRFETTTTKSRDRVLEIAAEPDPGTATRKTTSSFSVPPRPSGTLRESATSLKKSQPPWQGFRKPNGSANTEFPSKRRRVPRARTHDTANLPLPGLERHLRSPTNTNPRYRQNVLSALERTKSKFLTDSISPVPRTPLDALTTSALVPPSSPKKRKSKRDVRLKGSVGANMRHPSQLTFR from the exons ATGGACGAGGATACGGCTCGCGCGTCGCAAGAAAGTCCAGCTGCATATCTTCATCTAGTAGACACCAGAAGCGAACACCAATCTCAGC AAGTGTTTCCAGTGTGGGAGCGAGAAATCTTCAAGATTGGGCGAGACCCTCGTGCAAA CACGTTGGCTGTCGATAATGACCTCAACGTTGCAGTTTCTCGAAACCACTGCGAAGTCTATGTTGTGGTGTATGAGCCAACTATCAACCATGTCTATGTGCGGGATCGAAAATCTTCAAATGGCACCTTTGTCAATGGCCAACTCATTGGTTCTG TCATTCAAGATCAGCCACCCCCTCGCCATGAGTTAACATCCTTACAACTGGAGGAATGCAAG TTGTTCGCAAGCAAGTATCACGTCAATAACCATTGCCTCGGGCAAGGAGCGGAAGCAGTCGTCTGCCTAGCAAACGACGTccagacgaagaagcagTTAGTTTGCAAGTTGATCAATCTCGACAAGATTCAAGGAAAGAATCCTCAAGAGGATATCCGCCGCAAGTTTCAGGAAGCCGATATCTTGCGCCAGCTGCGACAT CCTAACATTCTTCCTTACGTGGATGCTATCTCATCACCACACTCACT CTACACCTTTACAGAACTTGCATCGGGTGGTGATCTCATGTCATTCATCCTACGCCATGGCACGGTCAAGGAACTCGACTCACGGATCATTATACGTCAAGTTGTCCGTGGTCTTGGCTATCTCCATGAGAAAGACATTGTTCACCGTGATCTCAAACCAGAGAATATCCTCTTGGCGTACTCGCCTAAGATTGCGTACCATCGAGTCATGCTTTCAGACTTTGGCAATTCTGCCGTGCCTCGACGCAGCAGAATGATCACAAATGCTGGGACACCAGGTTACCAAGCACC GGAGTTTGCAGCCGGTGGGCAAGCTCACACTGCGGCTGTCGACATCTGGTCCTTAGGTGTTGTTGCACTGCTCCTCCTCGCATCTGATAACCACGACACAGAGCTCAACAAGATGGGACAAGGAGACATAATCGAATATCTCACTAGACTGTTCAATGGATTGCAGACAAAACCCTCTCTTGAAGGGATTGAATTCGTCTGGAACTGTCTGAAAGTTGACCCATTACAGAGAATCAATGCTTATGGTGCGAAGACGCATGCATGGCTTTGTTCTCCGAAGAAGAATCGGGAACTGTTCAAACGAATGGACTCTAGAACACTGGCTTCTTGGAAACCTCAAGATAAGCTCAAACCTATGCCTTGGGTGTTACCTGATCTTGCACCGAGCAACCCACCAACACCTACAAGAAGCCCAGGCTCATCAATCAGCCAATACTTCACGACGACACCTACACGCTTTGAAACTACGACCACAAAGTCTAGAGACCGCGTTCTGGAGATAGCCGCAGAACCTGACCCAGGAACTGCCACTCGTAAGACTACCTCGTCTTTCTCGGTGCCACCGCGTCCATCCGGCACTCTAAGAGAGTCTGCGACTAGTCTAAAGAAGTCTCAACCTCCTTGGCAAGGGTTTCGTAAGCCTAACGGTTCAGCGAACACTGAATTCCCATCAAAACGCAGGAGAGTCCCAAGAGCCAGGACTCATGATACTGCGAATCTTCCCCTCCCTGGGCTAGAGAGGCATTTAAGATCACCTACCAATACCAATCCTCGTTATAGGCAAAACGTTCTTTCGGCCCTCGAAAGGACGAAGTCAAAGTTCCTCACAGACAGCATCTCTCCTGTTCCGAGAACTCCTCTAGATGCTCTCACTACCAGTGCATTGGTTCCGCCATCAAGCCCTAAGAAACGGAAGAGCAAGCGTGATGTGAGGCTAAAGGGATCGGTCGGGGCCAATATGCGGCACCCATCTCAGCTCACATTCCGCTGA